A single Staphylococcus muscae DNA region contains:
- the sdhA gene encoding succinate dehydrogenase flavoprotein subunit, with protein sequence MAEKKIIVVGGGLAGLMSTIKAAEQGAHVDLFSIVPVKRSHSVCAQGGINGAVNTKGEGDSPWIHFDDTVYGGDFLADQPPVQKMTEAAPKIIHLLDRMGVMFNRTSEGLLDFRRFGGTLHHRTAFAGATTGQQLLYALDEQVRSFEVDGLVTKYEGWEFLGVVKDDDNAARGIVAQNITTSEIKSFGSDAVIMATGGPGIIFGKTTNSMINTGSAASIVYQQGVQYANGEFIQIHPTAIPGDDKLRLMSESARGEGGRIWTYKDGKPWYFLEEKYPDYGNLVPRDIATREIFDVCVNQKLGINGENMVYLDLSHKDPHELDVKLGGIIEIYEKFTGDDPRKVPMKIFPAVHYSMGGLYVDYDQMTNIDGLFAAGECDFSQHGGNRLGANSLLSAIYGGTVAGPNAVKYVQNIGKSYVDMDDSLYQQRVDEEQERFDKLLNMKGTENAYKLHRELGEIMTANVTVVRDNKRLLETDKKIVELMQRYEDIDMEDTSKWSNQAVFFTRQLWNMLVLARVITIGAYNRNESRGAHYKPEFPNRNDEEWLKHTLAEYKGRHEAPAFTYKPVDVSLIPPRKRDYTSKSKGGKK encoded by the coding sequence ATGGCAGAGAAGAAAATTATTGTTGTCGGTGGTGGCCTAGCGGGTCTCATGTCAACAATTAAAGCAGCAGAACAAGGTGCACATGTAGACTTGTTCTCAATTGTTCCAGTTAAACGCTCTCACTCAGTATGTGCGCAAGGCGGTATCAACGGGGCAGTTAATACAAAAGGTGAAGGTGACTCACCATGGATTCACTTTGATGACACAGTATACGGTGGGGACTTCTTAGCAGACCAACCGCCTGTACAAAAAATGACTGAAGCAGCACCTAAGATCATTCATTTACTAGATCGTATGGGTGTTATGTTCAACAGAACGAGTGAAGGGTTATTAGATTTCCGTCGTTTCGGCGGTACATTACATCATAGAACTGCATTCGCAGGTGCGACAACTGGACAACAATTATTATATGCGCTTGATGAACAAGTGCGTAGTTTTGAAGTCGATGGACTTGTGACAAAATATGAAGGATGGGAATTTTTAGGTGTTGTTAAAGACGACGACAATGCAGCACGTGGTATCGTAGCTCAGAACATCACAACATCTGAAATCAAATCATTCGGATCAGATGCCGTTATCATGGCGACGGGTGGTCCTGGTATTATCTTCGGTAAAACAACTAACTCTATGATCAACACAGGTTCAGCAGCATCTATCGTATACCAACAAGGTGTACAATATGCGAATGGTGAATTTATCCAAATCCATCCAACAGCGATTCCAGGTGACGACAAGTTACGTCTCATGTCTGAATCAGCACGTGGTGAAGGTGGACGTATTTGGACGTATAAAGATGGTAAACCATGGTACTTCTTAGAAGAGAAATATCCGGATTACGGTAACTTAGTACCACGTGATATCGCAACACGTGAAATCTTTGATGTCTGCGTGAACCAAAAGTTAGGTATCAATGGTGAAAACATGGTATACCTTGACTTATCACACAAAGATCCACATGAGCTAGATGTTAAGCTCGGCGGTATCATTGAAATTTATGAGAAGTTTACTGGGGATGACCCACGTAAAGTTCCAATGAAAATCTTCCCAGCAGTTCACTATTCAATGGGTGGCTTGTATGTAGACTACGATCAAATGACAAACATCGATGGCTTATTTGCAGCGGGTGAATGTGACTTCTCACAACACGGTGGTAACCGTCTCGGTGCGAACTCATTGTTATCAGCAATCTACGGTGGGACAGTAGCTGGTCCTAATGCTGTGAAGTACGTTCAAAACATTGGAAAATCATATGTTGATATGGATGATAGCTTATATCAACAACGTGTTGACGAAGAACAAGAACGTTTCGATAAGTTACTGAACATGAAAGGGACTGAAAATGCTTATAAGTTACACCGTGAACTCGGTGAAATCATGACAGCTAACGTAACTGTTGTACGTGATAACAAGCGTTTATTAGAAACTGATAAGAAGATCGTTGAGTTAATGCAACGCTATGAAGATATCGATATGGAAGATACTTCTAAATGGAGTAACCAAGCGGTATTCTTCACACGTCAATTGTGGAATATGCTTGTGTTAGCACGCGTTATTACGATTGGAGCATATAACCGTAACGAATCACGTGGTGCACACTACAAACCAGAATTCCCAAATCGTAACGATGAAGAGTGGTTAAAACACACATTGGCAGAATACAAAGGCCGACATGAAGCTCCAGCCTTTACGTATAAACCAGTAGATGTGAGCTTAATCCCACCTCGTAAACGTGACTACACAAGTAAGTCAAAAGGGGGTAAAAAATAA
- the sdhB gene encoding succinate dehydrogenase iron-sulfur subunit yields the protein MPSTKEQVSEQQPNKNANRTVKLIIKRQKDETSQPYEETFVIPYRDNMNVIACLMEIQRNPYNDKGEKTTPVTWDMNCLEEVCGACSMVINGRARQSCSAIVDQLEQPIRLEPMSTFPVIRDLQVDRTRMFDNLKRMKAWVPIDGTYDLGPGPRMPEKKRQTAYELSKCMTCGVCLEVCPNVTRNNSFVGAQAISQVRLFNLHPTGSMTKDERLNALMDMGGLQACGNSQNCVQACPKGIPLTTSIAALNRETSFHMFKSFFGSDHLVD from the coding sequence ATGCCTAGCACTAAAGAGCAAGTGTCAGAACAACAACCCAACAAAAATGCAAATAGAACGGTGAAATTGATCATCAAACGTCAAAAAGATGAAACGTCACAACCGTACGAAGAAACATTTGTTATTCCGTACCGTGACAACATGAACGTTATTGCTTGTTTGATGGAAATTCAACGTAATCCATACAATGACAAAGGGGAAAAAACAACACCAGTAACTTGGGACATGAACTGTCTAGAAGAAGTATGTGGTGCTTGTTCAATGGTTATCAATGGTCGTGCACGTCAATCATGTTCAGCAATCGTTGATCAACTTGAACAACCGATTCGTCTTGAACCAATGAGTACATTCCCAGTCATTCGTGACTTACAAGTTGACCGTACACGTATGTTTGACAACTTGAAACGTATGAAAGCATGGGTACCGATTGATGGTACGTATGACTTAGGTCCTGGACCACGTATGCCAGAGAAAAAACGTCAAACAGCATACGAATTATCAAAATGTATGACTTGTGGTGTATGTTTAGAAGTTTGTCCGAACGTGACACGCAACAATAGTTTCGTTGGTGCACAAGCAATCTCTCAAGTTCGTTTATTCAACTTACATCCAACAGGTTCAATGACGAAAGATGAGCGTTTGAATGCATTGATGGATATGGGTGGCTTGCAAGCATGTGGTAACTCACAAAACTGTGTACAAGCATGTCCTAAAGGTATTCCATTGACGACATCAATCGCAGCATTAAACAGAGAAACATCATTCCATATGTTCAAATCATTCTTTGGTTCTGATCATTTAGTGGACTAA
- the racE gene encoding glutamate racemase: MERPIGVMDSGVGGLTVAKEIMRQLPNETIYYLGDVGRCPYGPRSGEEVKKFTIQMAEYLTKFNIKMLVIACNTATAVALKPLQQQLKIPVIGVIEPGARTAIMTTNNQKVLVLGTEGTIKSEAYRHQINRINPHVEVSGVACPGFVPLVEEMKYKDPTITNIIIHQTLKRWRQHDADTVILGCTHYPLLYQPIYDYFDKRKVVISSGLETAREVSALLTFSQGHAHYNPAPQHRFFANGDVTHMTYIIKEWLKIDTEVEQITLS; this comes from the coding sequence ATGGAAAGACCAATCGGTGTCATGGACTCGGGTGTGGGTGGACTCACAGTCGCAAAAGAAATCATGCGACAACTTCCAAATGAAACAATCTACTATCTAGGAGATGTTGGTCGTTGCCCATACGGACCAAGAAGTGGGGAGGAGGTCAAAAAATTTACGATTCAAATGGCGGAATATCTCACAAAGTTCAACATAAAAATGTTAGTCATCGCATGTAATACAGCGACCGCAGTAGCGTTAAAACCACTTCAACAACAATTAAAAATACCAGTTATTGGTGTGATTGAACCAGGTGCAAGAACGGCCATTATGACAACGAATAATCAAAAAGTACTCGTACTTGGAACAGAAGGAACAATCAAATCAGAAGCGTATCGCCACCAGATCAATCGCATTAACCCGCATGTTGAAGTGAGTGGTGTTGCATGTCCTGGATTTGTACCACTTGTAGAAGAGATGAAATACAAAGATCCTACAATCACAAATATTATCATTCATCAAACATTGAAGCGTTGGCGTCAACATGATGCAGATACGGTTATTTTAGGTTGCACACACTATCCATTGCTATATCAGCCAATCTATGACTATTTCGATAAGCGTAAAGTTGTCATCTCATCAGGACTTGAAACAGCAAGAGAAGTAAGTGCGCTTTTGACATTTAGTCAGGGACATGCACACTATAATCCAGCACCACAGCATCGTTTCTTTGCGAATGGAGACGTGACACATATGACATACATTATTAAAGAATGGCTGAAGATAGATACAGAAGTTGAACAAATCACATTAAGTTAG